The stretch of DNA TCACCAGCTTTCATCTTTGTGCTATCAAATTTCTGCATAGCCACTATCCCTTTTTTCATTGGTCGGGTCATTGCCTTCATAGAGTCGAGTTAATTTCTCCCAAATATCTTTGGCTATAGAACAAGTTTTAATTTGCTGAACATGTTTTGGTCCAGAGTTTTGTATAGAATGTCCCTAGGAGCATTGTCCAAATTTGCTTTCTTATTGTCTTCGACAGTCTTTCTGATCTTGGTTTCTCGGTCATTTACGGAGCTCCATCTGTTATTTCAATGATAGCATTGgccttcttaatcatcattggccAGTCAGTTATGACATATAATATATCGTCATCTTGAGCTGATAAATGTGCATGCATACAAATCTTTCAATCATCATATTCTTCTTTGAAGAACatagttattttattaaaagaaacTATTCGTGTATATCATAGTTCAGAGATCAAGAAAAACCTCTATGATATCACTTGTCAGGATCGATGATAGAGCttagagggggtgaataaactgtAAAATATTTGCGagtaaatttcaaaataaatcaaaattaaCAACTCAATTTAGAATCTCGATCATACAAGGTACTATAAAGCaactaaaaatatttaaaagtgagaaaaaagCTTGCGGTACAAAGTGAATTGATATACGCAAACTATAATAAAAGGTAAAATAGataataaaaattcaagaatttgtttatggaagtcCAAAGACAAAACTTTATCAATAATATCCCACTAGATGATTTGATTGGTACAACACCTTATACAAACACACTTCAGTTTTATTCAACAACTTTATTGAGTCGAAACTCCTACCAACTTTTAAAAAACTAACAATATGTTCAAAAACAGGCTTATGACATTTTACAATCAACTCTACATAAATCAGCTCAAATACAGAAGATTGAATGtgaataaaatgcacaaattaTCCCTAAATGATCTGATAAAAACTTGTAGTGTGTGCAATCAAATCGAATAAATAAAACTTTATGATATGTTGTAGAGAacttcaaatgatttttaatatgcaAATGATCTTATGATTTTTAGTAATCCAAAAATTATGAAGCTATGATCTCTTTATAGATATTGGCTCTGACGTTAATAAATGTGATTAGTAGACACAATTGTACTATATATCTGATATTAATGTGGATATTGTCATGTGTCATTGTCGTCTATCTGATTATAGTACTTGAGCAATAAATTATTTTGGATACTTAATGGATACTAGAATATGTTCGAGGAGAGAGaataacattcaaatattttttgtatGTGAGAACATTCTCAAAAATAACTCGGAGACAACTGGTTGTGTCACGCCCTAAGATCAGTGTAAGTCGACACCCgcgttgttttacaaccacacaattgaaaacaacaagccttgtagtacaatataaaccaaaaaccagtttataCTCACAATCAATCATAAAATTATCTTTACAACATACGTtcttaaaacaataaaaatatgcGAAAGTATTTACAACGGGAAATAAAATacttaaataaacaaaaaataaaataaacttcttgattcatcttattatcagccccaaaactgatatttttcATCTTCTTCGATTTCCTCTTCTCACTTATCTAGGGAGAGTAGAGTAAATTGTGAGTGATGTGGTCGTCACTCATTAAGCGGGGGACGATCGAGCACATACATACCAAATACACATGATCTTCGAAAAacaacatatcatgcatataagtATAAACTTTAACATACCTTGGCCTAGGCACTGAGGTTTTTCTACTTttcatggtttactgatatcagtctctaatttttactcctctaaagGGGCGTGACAGTATAACGGTTATAATTCCACCATGTATGGGCCATACTTATCATGTTTTGGGAGTCATACCCATATCCAGTTGAATATTCATAGTGCCAAAAAATATAACATACGATAATCGTATCAAGAAGAGGTAGAAACAGAATAACGGTGTTCGATCAAAACTTTCAAAAACGAAATAATTCATACacaacatattttaaaacaagcccacttaccttagtaTTGCTTGAAGAATTCGAAAACACAGAATAATCATGCAAATGATACTTCCAAAATGCAGCAGCACTTCGTCTGAAAAATCAGTCGTCTTGCATAATTATTTGCGACTTATTGCACCGTTGGATCTGGCTCAAATTTCACACTATGTTAAAATCTACGTCAACTAcattatgaacggtggagataTGATCTGGAAGTCGTTTTGATCTGTTTTATGGACAAAAAATAGCTATGTTGTTCTCGCCTAAATCTGAGCAATTTTCTTGGGAAGACTATATACAgaaaactaaccgttggatttaGCTGAATTTTTGATTTGATGTTCAAAACATATGATATTGTATTCTGAATGTTTGAGATCAGATTTTGACATAATCTTGGCTTGAATGTTTCATTCGAAAATGAACATAACTTCGCCTTGCAAAATCTTCGAAAATATTGAAGCACTTGAGAgagaattttcaaaatatagaATGGATTTGAAGGTGTGATTTTTAAGAATGAGGTATTGATATTTATAGAAGCGAGGTGAAAATCTTACCATAATTCGTTGATAATCCTTCCATAATTTCAAGATGTTACTTCCATAAATTTTGGGATACTCTTTTTATAAATTACGAGATTCTCTTTTCATAAATTACAAGATGCTTCTTCCATAATTTCGAGATGCTTCCTTGTTGTGAAAAATTAGTTTGTATATAATATTCTATTCCAAATTAGATGGATATCTCAGTCTTGATTTCCGATATTAATACATattgatatttaaataaataattatatgcccaaaaatttgggttctaACGGGTTGATTGTGGACAATGTATTCACAGAGATCGACTTTCAGTTGTTGGACTGTCTCAACTAACTCGATTGTAATGGCTCAATATGCATTAGTTCCATAACAATCAATAAGGCCAGTAAATGGATCCATATTTCTCAAGTtcaatatatatctatatatatacagcTCGAACTCATATCAATTCGATTTTTTTCATCATCAAAACGTAAGTTCAAACTTTATCCTTAACAtatagttttaaaattttagagtttggtcatttaaaaacaaaaatttttaaaaacccCAAAATTGTTGATGTAATAAacccaataaaattttaaataattgtaatAACCCAGATATTATCTGACATTATTTTAGTTATTTCACAAAATAATCaattatatatttcattttttcttccaaaaacaattaaattttataaatcccACATAACTTCATTCCCGAAATTACCATGACAATCCtttattctattttttttttttccaaatttaaaatatcataatttaacCAAGGGATTCGTTGTTTTTAATGTTATACGTTGACAATTATTAGACGactttaatattaataaatagcAAACTTATTCTAATTTTGACGAAAAGAGATCAAGAGAAAGTCATTCTGAACCAGCCTcattgataataataataataataaagagaAGAGCAATCCTGTCGAACCTAGAATTGGCCGAAATCACCTACGTACCTACATTAGTTTAACAATTTGGCTTCTTTATCTTTTAGTTTTTTTCCCAACAAAGTAATATGCCGTAGCGTTGGACATTCTTTATATGACTCCGATTGACTTTGGGTTGAATGATTCGATACACAGTAGTTATATGAACTAGATATAAGCTACTGAAGATGTGTCATATGTTTTTTCATCGAATAAAACTCGTCGATTGTTGATTTCTAAAATGAAtatttcaatcaaatcaaattttaTTAGCACATGTCTAGGATGAGAAGACCAAACATTTTAAATGAGCATCAAAACTAactttgataattaataacattCAACCACCTAAATAGGATACATGAACACATATTgagaatttaataacattaAGACAATAACATAAGCATTTCACTTTACTAAAATAATGTATTATCGTCTCAAAAACTCAAATTAACTCAAAATAATATGTCGTAGTCACTTAACAAATAATTGAAGAATCACTTACTAACTTTTGCGTATACAAATTTAACATAAATTTACttcaaagaaaaacaaaaaatccagaaacaactaaaAATATGCATCATACGAAAGTTAATCTCAAGCTCTACACATAACAAAAATCTAATCTTCTATAACTTCATCACTACATAAGCTAAAAataattacaaactcaatcaaaccATATTTTGAATCTTTCtgcataatatataaaataaaccaATTAagtagcaaaaaaaaaaatcatttcaccTTGTGCTAACTCAATCGAGGGCCACACCCGTACAATCTTTTTCAGCTTCAAGTCTTTGCTTCCAAAATTACAGTTTATAGAGTAAGTTGATTCTTCTTATGATAAATGGGTTGAAGATAATTTTTGTGGgctaagttattaaatataattattttatgggTTCGATAAAACTTTAATGTATGTTAAAATTACATATATACTataattactttttttttatcCAGGGCTAGAGCCCACCCCAGCCTTTGGGGTGGTTCCGCCCCTAACTCCGATCATCACTGAGATGTTCATATGTATATCGACGTTTCGgcgaaaaaataaattgaaagtgCAAGAAGCCAAGTTATTATATTAAAATCTGATCGGATCGATTATATGAGTAGAAGCTAATACATGTCAATTTACAGGTCAAtttcgtattttaaaaaaaaacaaacttaaaatctctaataaatatTGGTCTCGAAAATTTTGCATCCACATATTCAAATCCGTAGTTTAGCTTTTACCATGCATGGCATGGGAGGATAGTTTCCCCTTATCAAGTACTGTTACTATCATTATTAtctattactatatatatatatatatatatatatattatatttatctaTTAAGAATCTCCCTAGTAGAGACAAAAAAGTTGGTCTATTTTTTGATTTCtcaattttacccttattttatatcaaaattacatttttgtttttatttttttaaatctcaaaaaacattttttttatttttgttttaaattacaACTATTCAAATAGCACTTTAGTCTCtcgataatttgtcaaatttcactttagtctatagataattataaaaaaaaactgtACACACACGCACCGCGTGTGCAAAGTAGCTAgttattattatctattttcATGGTTGATTTAGTTTACTAATCCTGTTGGAACCCAAATAATTTatatagacaaaaacttgtgtgagacagtgtcataggtcgtattttgtgagaggatatcttatttgagtaatctatgaaaaaatattacttttcgtgctaagaatattactttttattgtgaatatcggaaggattgacccgtctcacagataaagattcgtgagaccgtctcacaacagAGCTACTCATTTATATATTAGGAAATTGTGTTTTTGTCGTGTATATTTGTTTGATTTTGGTTATTAATAATtccaaatttcataatttttttataattttaatcatttacaTGGATTTGAtgattaatgttttttttttttttttttggttttaccATTTCTAAAACCGCGTGCAACGTAGCATTTCAATTCTAAGAGCAAGAGATGTCTTCGTAGATGTGAAGTTTTTACAGAATCCATTAATTTTAACTTCGTCCAATATTTAGTAtttaaatgcaaatttcgagtCTTTATTTCTGAATTGCCATATTCTTTTCAATTTTTAAtacttttattaaaaatatgagCAGCTTTTGATTCATAGGGCCACTTGGCCACTAAATTATCCACAATCCCACCCAagatttatataataaataaatgaacaaaaataaaaagGGGTTGACCCATTCAAGATTTTTATGATaggtattattttattattagcATCATATAAcaatgaaaggaaaaaaaaaacattaattaaATTCCCCCGTTTTCTTTGCATCAACGCGTGGAAATTTCCCAGAAAATTCTCTTGCAGTTTTTTCCACTTTCACTCGGAAACATCAATTAGTTTTCTATATATTTGATATTGCACTCTAATTCTCAGACCAGAACAATCCATGGACGAAATTGCAGCTGGCTTTCGCTTTTATCCTACGGAAGAAGAACTGGTTTCTTTTTATCTTCCTAACCAGCTCAAGCTCGAAAAACTCGAAATAAACCGTGTCATCCCTCTTGTCCAAATTTATCAGTTCGAGCCATGGCAACTTCCAAGTAAGTATAACGCCATGTTTTCGACGACTGGTTGTAAATTCATTACATGACCAGCTAGATTTTATTACATACTTGCTAGATTAATATACTCATTTGCcaacttttaattaaaattttatacatTGTCGACGCAGTGCAATGTGGGGAGCTTTGTCGAGGAGATACGGAACAATGGTTCTTTTTCGTACAAAGAAAGGAGAATGAAGTACGTAGAGGGAGGCCGAACCGAACCACCTTCACCGGGTACTGGAAAGCCACCGGCTCGCCGAGCTATGTATATGCGGCGGATCATAAAGTTATTGGAGTGAGAAAAAGCATGGTTTTTTACAAAGGGAAAGCTGGGAGTGGGAAGAAAACCAAATGGAAAATGAACGAGTATATAGCCATTACACAAGATTCGCACACTTCTATTCGCAAGGTTCAAATTTTACTCATGCAAAACTACACATATTGCTCGATATCTCCCGCGCGCGCCAaagcaaagaaaatatttgtcAAGAATTGCTCTTACTTTTACGTCAAAAAGTTATTTTGAATACTTTGTATACTATAGCTATTCGTATTCACCGGCATTTGTGATTGATAATTCTGCAGTTGCGGGACGAACTGTCTTTGTGCAGAGTTTACATCGTATCGGGAAGTTTGCGAGCATTCGATCGACGTCCCGCCGCACCAGGAGAAATCACCGGCGGGAACATTAGTATAACAGTAGAGAATGACACTGAAGCTGATCATGTTTCAAGGGAtgaaaatagtgctagagatcatgTGATGAAGAATAGAAGCATAGGTGAAACCTCGAGCCAATTTTCATTGGAATGCAACAAGGAAAATATCGGAGGAGGCTCGAATGGAGAAATTATATTTGGTTTGGAAAATTTATTAGAATTATAATGGGAATAATTAATAAGTtccataaataatatattatatagtttGGAGAATTGGGCACGTGTTGCAAAAATAGATGTACGAAATTTCAACGAACATAAAATTTGGAatgaaaaatttcaagttttcTATATTCATTTATATTCCATTATATATATTGGAAGATAGCGATATTCACCTAAGTTGTTCGTGTGAAAGAAGAAGTCTTGCACGTGAGTCGGTGACCTAAATTCGTCAAGCTAGACCTCGACCTTTTAATCACACTTCAAATCAAGTTCAAGACTGGGTCCTTTAATTAAATTAGCCCCAACACGTACTCGAAATCTCACTTATCAGATTTCATTGTGAAAAACACCATTTTTTCTAAATAATTCGCCATGATATACCCGATCCATAcataatatcatgaaaaatGGATACAAATTTTTGACTGCTACTTAGTATCGGCAACATGTCTGaaaatttattctttttttatatttctaTCTATTTTCAACGTTAgtgtaataattttatttattttgtctactCATTTGTGATGCAATTACGTAAAACTTTCCCAATTAGAGTGGGATAGGATCGGATTCGAACAAAAGTTATAgcgaaaaaatgaaaaaaagttAATTGATGTTTCTTTTTTTGATGTTAAACTGTCATTGCATACGTACAAATGAAAAGTATTGACGACTTTTGTTTTCTTGTATCTCACATAATTCAATCTCTCTCAATTTTCTCTTTCACGTATATATTAAAGTTTTACGTTATATTGACAAAGATAAAAATTTCAACTGGAcgaaaaaatttcatattttaataattaattttcttttaaaaattgttatttttaatttaatctttaaaacaaaaattaacgaatatatgtttaatcataaattttgtcaaaaaaaaaattagttattgaatatattaaattatgttttttCACTTTTCAGCCAAAGTGGCTAGGACAAGACCTAATCAGGCCAAGTTATTTGCAATGTGTATGCATAGCACAAATAATAATTATCGTAGTGTcgtattatataataatatctaGTTTATCTAATTTTTGAACAAAGAGAACCTTTCATTTGATCGTTTAAAAAGAATGATGTTTTCCTTCCATAACAAGGCAATCTGTGATTTAATTCCTATATATTTGGAACATTTCTAGTTTTGCTAATTAAACAAGGTAGTTGATTCGATGGATAATAACATAAACTAACCATACTAATTTCTAGAAGATAAACTGAACTGtcataagaaaaaaatttcctAAGAAGGCTAATTGATTTCAAATCCAAACTGATAAAATATAAGAAGGATATTAATAGCCAAATTGATTCAAGGTCGACTTATGAAGCCCAACTAAAAATCTATAAGTCAATCAGCCACTTCAAATCCATATATTCCTTGAAAAATCAGTATTGTCAGTGATTAAGGATCAGAACACGGCTGAAATGGCAGATAAAGCTTTCTGTGACAACAATAACTGAACCTTGACAAAATGTGAGGTTTCACCGCACTACCAGAATATGTCAGAAAGGACGATGACATGGCAACAACTACATCTGTATTTGGAAACgtatatattttcaaaagattatcgTTGCagattaaaatcataaatagaTCAGTTAAACAAGCTCAAAAAATTAGACAGACACACTTTATCTCCGAACTTTTTTGTTAAATTATCTCCTCTGAAAGAAGCTTTCTACCAACCAAACTGAAATAACTAGCACACGCTAATAATTCATCGTCAAATCATTTTGAGGATCAAATTTGTGCTTATAAATTCTCTATGAAATATGTGTAATTGAGAGTAGGAATTATTACTGCTCAAAGAATTTAGATTGAATTTTtattaagagtttcagttaggTAGTGTTAAGTCCTGCTGACATAGGTGATTTGAAATTACTTGTAATTACCAAAATATTTTAGCTCAAGCCTTCCGTGAGGGAGAATGAGTGATGTAGGAGTGTTAAAATCTCCGACACCCATAAAAACCTTttccttatttattttttaagagcTTACCTTACTACTCTTCATATAATCCCAACTGATTTCCTTGATAAGCTATTTGTTCAACTAGTTTCATAAACATATTTCCATATAGTTCATACTGATTGACTTACTGTGAACTCAAGtgacaataaaaaaatttcagtatTATTAATTCAACCGAATTATTTTGAGATAAATTTATTCACCCCTCTAAATTTTTTCCAAACATAACAAGTAGTATCAGAAAGGTTTATTTTTGTCTCTAAACATAATATTCTAAATGGCATCATTAGTAAGATTTCAATGTTCTCTAAAGAAGATTTTAATGACTGAAATATCAGGATGTAAGCTCATATAGTTACACAAGACGATGATATATGGTACGTCATCACAGACAGAACAATGAGAATCATGAAAGCAAACACTATTATTGCCATTTTTGATTGTACTCACAAGATGATTGAAAAACCAAGGATGAACTATACTAGTGAGGACAAAAAGAAGGCATAGCTGGACAATATAGTCAATGACATATTATACAAAACTTTGGACAAGAATATTTTCAGCAAGATCAAAATGTATCTCAGTGCCAAAGATATCTGGGATAAATTGATACAATTATACGAAGGTAACAATCCAACAAATGAGTAAACTTTCAATGGCAATCTAAAAATTTGACATCATCAAGATGAAAACTGAAGTAACTATGTCAGATTTTAATGTAAGATTGAGCAGTATTATCTTTGAATTAGCCGCTATTGGTAGGGAATACGAAAATAGAGAAACAAAAAATTCTCTCTCAGATTTTTTCCACTTTCACTCtggaaaaatcatttaattttctatatatTTGATATTGTACTCTAATTCTCAGACCAGATCAATCCATAGAGAAAATTGCACGTAACATTCCCTTTTATCCAATAGAGAAACATAAAATTCTCTTCCAGTTTTTTTCCACTTTCACTCGGAAACATCAATTAGTTTGCTCATATATTTGATATTGCATTCTAATTCTCAGAACAAATCAATCCATGGAGGAAATTGCACTTGGCATTCTATTTTAACTTATGGAAGAAGAACTGGTTTCCTTTTATCTACCTAAAAACTCGAAATAAACTGTGTCGTCCCTCTTGTCCAAACTTATCAGTTCAAGCCATGGCAACTTCCAAGTAAGTATAACGCCATGTTGTCGATGATTGGTTGTAAATTCATTACATGACCAGCAAGATTATATTACATACTTGCTATAATATACTCATTTGCCTGTTGGAATTATTTTGTGAActcatataatttaattaattgtataTGGACAAGCTATCTAGGATTCAATAAGGTTATCTAATTAATTTTGGTTTTcaaagtattaaataaattggtatgGTCCATCTTATGTGTAGAAACCCAACTTAATTAAGTCTTCTATGTTGGGTAAAGTTATATAAGGTTATGGTTCCCGAGTCACATAGAATAACACATAATATATACGACATACATATTCTAGATCTCTTTTCTTCTCCCATCTAAGGCAAAAATAAGGTGGTTGATTATCTATTGTCTTAGAATATTCATAACTCCAACACCAGATCAATCAACGGATTATGGTACTCatttattgttatttatattttttgataattcGACATGAATTTCTAGCGTCTTGTGATATATGAATTTAATCACATGATTTATaagtttatttttaattttaattaaatctccaacaagtgatatcagagcaacgttcaaCTTGAATTATGAgaattgtgtttattgattgattaaaatagaaaattatattttattctcCTATCTAAGGCGCTTTTTTAGTCTATAATTTTTTGGATTCCgatctgattttttttaagttttctGACTTTGGGTCTGATTAAATTCATGCTTTTTGGATCTAATATTTTTGAAGTTTACATCcaaaatttagatttattttcgaattttaaaaatcaaaaattcaatttcttttCGATTTGAGGTTAGGGTCTTCGGATTTTGGGCAAATCGGATGTTCTCCGACCACTTTCCAAGGGCGATTgtgtaacgtaccatacttttactattcaaaatttgcggaaaaattaaaaattttcttaattgaaACGTGAACATTCACAATTCGATAAAAGAGATAACTTGTACGTCTCACAAgtttttgcaacaaaagatttgaaatttaaagtttgacaaaagcattgaatgttttcataaaacttaaaacatggcggtcctcgggtctagcctcccgctcagtccaagcctgctcattggtccccacctccagcctcctcataaacatcatcacctgcatcgatcaagtctagtgagtctaaagactcaatacgtataaactgggagtaacgaataatacgtaataaaaccacatgcaactttaaaatagaacgtacatacttgaaacttgaactcaCACTAAacatgaacatacgtacataacttagacgtgccataacgtgaaacttttcataaacatgcttgcatacttgtacatacttgaatatacatgaacttcataattttgcgtagaggcatgtttcaaagaaagtgacccataacataaatcaccttatcagactaaaccacagtactgggatgacaggggcGGACCcattgccacatacatgagatccccgttcatgctttaacgggtggattggtccccgttcgtgctttaacgcttttcaatcctgatctaaacacgttcatgctttaacggggtgggttgatccccgttcatgctttaacgctttccaaccctatacatacattggtcacaagacatttagcatacctcaaaaacttgaaaatattttcttgcacgtcaacatacttacttggcgttgagagattcgttggatttcgtttggggccgttgctgcacatactaacatgaatttaaaagcttaacttgcataacttagacgtaggtattcgtactTACGTTCAAGCTCAATcttttccttaggacgttctaaattCCCGTGACTCAACTTTGTTAAACATTGAACTAAACCATGACCTGAAATCCCAATTGATCCCTAAGAAAATTCCCAAAAGactggagtacacggaccccgtgcaccccTCTGGGTCCGGGTCAGTGTAGATACTgtttctgtatactcgaagaaaAGGAAGGGCACAGACatcgtgtcagggtccgtctagGCTAGGTAAAAAGACACcgaaaagaagtgaggacacggaccccgtgctagggtccatCTACGGGTCCGTCTAGTCTCTGGAATTTGGCACCGCGAAGGAagcaaagacacggaccccgtgccttgGTCCGTAAAAGGGTCCGTGTAGCTACGGGAAGTGCAAACTCACGAAATTTCAATACACGCGATGCTTatcattctagactcgattgtacggaccatgaaccgacaccccgagacccatcctagtataCCCTAACATCGAACCAAACTCGTACAAACGCCCCAAAGCAACGACgttcaccctacgacacatacgACACAAAAATACGGCAAATGACATcaaatcgtttcctacgacttctaattaaTCCCAGTGCCTATCAACATGAAACGAAACCTCAATAATACTCCCAACATCATTACCATTATACCTatacgcagcaacgatcaccatcgatccccaatgaagcctgcaacattaaaacttcagga from Primulina tabacum isolate GXHZ01 chromosome 3, ASM2559414v2, whole genome shotgun sequence encodes:
- the LOC142538808 gene encoding NAC domain-containing protein 90-like, with the translated sequence MDEIAAGFRFYPTEEELVSFYLPNQLKLEKLEINRVIPLVQIYQFEPWQLPMQCGELCRGDTEQWFFFVQRKENEVRRGRPNRTTFTGYWKATGSPSYVYAADHKVIGVRKSMVFYKGKAGSGKKTKWKMNEYIAITQDSHTSIRKLRDELSLCRVYIVSGSLRAFDRRPAAPGEITGGNISITVENDTEADHVSRDENSARDHVMKNRSIGETSSQFSLECNKENIGGGSNGEIIFGLENLLEL